In Candidatus Saccharibacteria bacterium oral taxon 488, a single window of DNA contains:
- a CDS encoding ASCH domain-containing protein, giving the protein MKIWHSGRESKLLDDIIAGRKTVEGRLNRGKFAEYRVGDKIHLRRDVRDAEGILHDGEPDQARVEIIAIRHYNSFLEMVQAEGYHRVIPHATSAEAAAAEYNKYYSAADQKHYGVLAVEVRSLL; this is encoded by the coding sequence ATGAAAATCTGGCACTCAGGACGAGAATCAAAATTACTCGACGATATTATCGCCGGGCGGAAGACGGTTGAAGGTCGATTGAATCGCGGAAAGTTTGCCGAGTACCGAGTCGGCGATAAGATTCACCTGCGCCGCGATGTTCGCGATGCCGAAGGAATACTACACGACGGCGAACCAGATCAAGCACGCGTGGAGATTATCGCTATCCGCCACTACAATTCCTTTTTAGAAATGGTGCAGGCCGAGGGTTACCACCGTGTTATTCCGCACGCCACCAGTGCCGAAGCTGCTGCTGCCGAATACAACAAATATTATTCTGCTGCTGACCAAAAACATTATGGCGTGCTAGCAGTGGAAGTTCGCTCATTGCTTTAA
- a CDS encoding response regulator transcription factor, which produces MRILLVEDDVAIARSLKEGLEDGAYAVDVVYDGDEGYRTATADDYDVIILDVMLPEMNGYEVCRALRKDGNQTPILMLTARDAERDIVEGLDMGADDYLAKPFSFEVLLARLRALLRRPNEKLEEVLRVGDLTLDPSLKKVTRANQEISLTAKEYGVLEYLMRNAGKVLSKEQIISHVWDFDADVLPNNVELFIMFLRRKIDSHRPGLWL; this is translated from the coding sequence ATGAGAATTTTACTAGTAGAAGATGACGTGGCGATTGCCCGGTCGCTGAAGGAAGGCTTGGAAGATGGAGCCTATGCGGTTGATGTAGTCTATGATGGCGACGAGGGGTATCGGACGGCGACGGCGGATGACTATGACGTGATTATTCTTGATGTGATGCTGCCGGAAATGAATGGCTATGAAGTTTGTCGGGCGCTACGTAAAGACGGTAATCAGACGCCGATTTTGATGTTGACAGCGCGTGATGCCGAGCGGGATATTGTCGAAGGTCTGGATATGGGCGCTGATGATTATCTGGCGAAGCCGTTTAGTTTTGAGGTGTTGTTGGCACGTCTTCGCGCTTTGCTGCGTCGTCCGAATGAGAAGCTGGAAGAAGTTTTGCGGGTTGGCGATTTGACGCTTGATCCGAGTTTGAAAAAAGTAACGCGGGCGAATCAGGAAATTAGCCTGACTGCCAAAGAATATGGCGTTTTGGAATATCTGATGCGCAACGCTGGCAAGGTTTTGTCCAAAGAGCAGATCATCTCGCACGTGTGGGACTTTGATGCTGATGTCTTGCCGAACAACGTTGAACTATTCATCATGTTTTTGCGGCGCAAAATTGATTCACACCGTCCCGGGCTTTGGTTATAA
- a CDS encoding TetR/AcrR family transcriptional regulator translates to MDKRQALKIAAYDVFSKKGYKDTGISEIAKRAGVAVGSFYNYYDGKETIFLDVYIEENNRIRQAMMDDIDWQQDLVELVRQIFEQSRSLVSSNKILVEWHNPAVSRTLRGYYSSGKGKATNTFHQFLVETFTGRMVAEGYSEENIQDILQVYNLFYYMDIHITEGDFPGISRTLEILATNFVKGIFTS, encoded by the coding sequence TTGGATAAAAGACAAGCATTAAAAATAGCTGCCTATGATGTCTTCTCAAAAAAGGGATATAAAGATACCGGTATCTCAGAAATTGCTAAACGTGCTGGGGTAGCAGTCGGTTCTTTCTACAACTACTACGACGGCAAAGAAACTATCTTTCTGGATGTGTACATTGAAGAAAACAATCGCATTCGCCAAGCGATGATGGACGACATTGATTGGCAGCAAGATTTGGTTGAACTCGTGAGGCAGATTTTTGAACAGTCACGTAGCCTCGTTTCGTCCAATAAAATCCTGGTGGAATGGCATAATCCAGCCGTCTCTCGCACACTACGTGGTTATTATTCTTCGGGTAAGGGTAAAGCTACGAATACCTTCCATCAATTTTTGGTCGAGACCTTTACTGGTCGCATGGTAGCAGAAGGATATTCAGAGGAGAATATTCAGGATATTTTACAGGTTTATAATTTGTTTTACTACATGGATATACATATCACTGAAGGCGATTTTCCAGGTATCAGTAGGACGCTGGAAATACTTGCCACTAACTTTGTTAAAGGGATTTTTACATCATGA
- a CDS encoding ferredoxin reductase: MKRSKKMVIIVISILTVIGLATWGVIAYLGRGQTLSVKSIENPSGDLHVIRLAKPDTMTWKAGSNAKITLPSTASGGEKNDHKGEQTSRWLSIASSPEDNEIIILTHNSGSPYKKALTSLPAGSQVKMSWLESSLSVTDGSEPLVCFASDVGISAMRPIVRQWAGKRPIMLYHLDKGVKVFDKELSELANKTANMTYETIASLSQSQERFKQAIDRYGNKAQYLVAGQPDDVKTMKKLLGDNAMHDNVKSSTFRGLK; this comes from the coding sequence ATGAAAAGGAGTAAAAAAATGGTAATCATCGTTATATCTATTCTTACAGTTATAGGCCTTGCCACTTGGGGTGTCATCGCCTACTTAGGGAGAGGCCAAACGTTATCGGTCAAATCTATCGAAAACCCTAGCGGAGACCTTCATGTCATTCGCCTCGCAAAGCCTGATACTATGACATGGAAGGCAGGCTCTAATGCCAAGATCACGCTACCTAGTACGGCATCGGGTGGCGAAAAGAATGATCATAAGGGCGAACAGACAAGCCGTTGGCTGAGTATCGCCTCTAGTCCTGAGGATAATGAAATTATTATCCTAACCCACAATAGCGGTAGTCCTTATAAAAAAGCTTTGACTAGCCTACCAGCAGGTAGTCAGGTCAAGATGAGTTGGCTGGAATCTTCTTTGTCAGTTACAGACGGTAGCGAGCCGCTGGTTTGCTTCGCCTCTGATGTCGGTATCTCAGCAATGCGACCAATTGTCAGGCAGTGGGCCGGTAAACGTCCTATCATGCTCTATCACCTAGACAAGGGGGTAAAGGTCTTTGACAAGGAACTCTCAGAGCTAGCAAACAAAACAGCCAATATGACTTATGAGACCATTGCTAGCCTTTCTCAAAGCCAAGAACGCTTCAAGCAGGCGATTGATAGATATGGCAACAAGGCTCAATATCTTGTAGCAGGACAGCCCGACGATGTGAAAACGATGAAGAAACTCCTTGGAGACAACGCGATGCATGATAACGTCAAATCAAGTACTTTTCGGGGGTTGAAGTAG